A window from Pseudomonas alloputida encodes these proteins:
- a CDS encoding heavy metal response regulator transcription factor — MRVLVVEDEIKTAEYLQQGLSESGYVVDIVHNGVDALHLFNTNVYSLVLLDVNLPGIDGWDLLETIRKTSRVRIIMLTARGRINDKLKGLDGGADDYLVKPFEFPELLARIRSLQRRGDELVEKSSLKIADLELDSVRHRVFRGGTRIDLTTKEFALLHLLMSRTGEALTRSQIISLVWDMNFDCDTNVIDVAIRRLRSKIDDPFETKLIHTLRGVGYVFEERA; from the coding sequence ATGCGCGTTCTAGTTGTGGAAGACGAAATTAAAACTGCCGAATATCTTCAGCAGGGCCTATCCGAAAGCGGGTATGTCGTAGATATCGTGCACAACGGTGTAGATGCCCTGCACTTGTTCAACACTAATGTCTATTCGTTGGTCCTTCTGGACGTGAACCTCCCCGGTATCGACGGCTGGGACCTGCTGGAAACCATCCGTAAGACCAGCCGGGTCCGCATCATCATGCTGACCGCCCGCGGACGCATCAATGACAAGCTCAAGGGCTTGGACGGCGGCGCGGATGACTACCTTGTGAAGCCATTCGAATTCCCTGAACTGCTTGCTCGCATCCGTTCGCTGCAACGCCGTGGTGATGAGTTGGTCGAGAAGAGCTCGCTGAAAATTGCGGATCTGGAACTCGACTCCGTCCGCCATCGCGTCTTCCGCGGTGGCACACGCATCGATCTCACCACCAAGGAATTTGCGCTTCTGCACCTGCTCATGAGCCGAACGGGCGAAGCGCTGACTCGTTCCCAGATCATCTCGTTGGTCTGGGATATGAATTTCGATTGCGACACCAATGTCATCGATGTAGCCATCCGGCGCTTGCGCTCGAAGATCGATGACCCGTTTGAAACCAAGCTCATTCACACGCTTCGTGGCGTTGGGTACGTTTTTGAGGAACGCGCATGA
- a CDS encoding cation diffusion facilitator family transporter codes for MGSNHDHGSAAVREGHQKKLIMALALTGSFMIAEVIGAWITGSLALLSDASHMFTDTAALAISLIALQIAKRPADQKRTFGYARLEILASTFNAVLLFLVAMYILYEAYQRFFMPAEIATGAMMWIAIAGLIINLISMRLLASASNESLNVKGAYLEVWSDMLGSLGVIIAALIIRFTGWTWVDTIVAVAIGLWVLPRTWQLLRESLGILMEGVPRGLDVTAIEATIRGVDGVTDVHDLHVWAVSSGSNVMTSHVVVRDSADGDAVLAAVVDAVSDGFEIHHCTIQIERAAFHESVPSPSH; via the coding sequence GTGGGTTCAAATCATGACCATGGCAGCGCTGCAGTACGCGAGGGGCATCAGAAGAAGCTAATCATGGCGCTCGCCTTGACTGGCAGCTTCATGATTGCAGAAGTGATCGGTGCGTGGATTACCGGCAGCCTGGCGCTGCTGTCTGACGCATCCCACATGTTCACAGATACTGCCGCCTTGGCGATCTCACTGATTGCACTTCAGATAGCCAAGCGCCCGGCGGATCAGAAAAGAACCTTCGGCTATGCGCGCCTGGAGATTCTGGCTTCGACGTTCAACGCCGTGCTGCTCTTCCTGGTGGCGATGTACATCTTGTACGAGGCCTACCAGCGCTTTTTCATGCCGGCGGAGATCGCTACCGGGGCGATGATGTGGATCGCAATCGCCGGCCTGATCATCAACCTAATCTCGATGCGCCTTCTGGCATCTGCGAGCAACGAGAGCCTTAACGTCAAAGGCGCCTACCTCGAAGTTTGGAGCGACATGCTCGGCTCGCTAGGCGTAATCATTGCAGCACTCATCATCCGCTTCACGGGCTGGACCTGGGTCGACACGATTGTCGCTGTGGCAATCGGACTTTGGGTACTGCCGCGGACGTGGCAGTTGCTTCGCGAAAGCCTGGGGATTCTCATGGAGGGTGTGCCGAGGGGGCTCGACGTTACGGCAATCGAGGCCACCATCCGCGGCGTAGATGGGGTCACGGACGTTCATGACTTGCACGTCTGGGCCGTCAGCAGTGGCAGCAACGTGATGACGTCGCACGTAGTGGTACGGGATTCTGCAGATGGGGATGCTGTGTTGGCGGCCGTCGTGGATGCTGTCAGCGATGGATTTGAAATCCATCACTGCACCATCCAGATCGAGCGGGCAGCTTTCCACGAGAGCGTTCCCTCGCCCTCGCACTGA
- a CDS encoding DUF2790 domain-containing protein: MNTTVSAIAVFMLFTSLTANAQSGMEINQRIERSAREATADYAQRVKKPMPQLEDYAYGMDLDVGKLVYVSPSVRYCGNVRSMMTYEDSKGELHMVRYLVKGECINSR; the protein is encoded by the coding sequence ATGAACACTACTGTATCAGCGATCGCCGTGTTTATGCTCTTCACATCACTAACAGCCAATGCACAAAGCGGTATGGAAATAAACCAACGCATTGAGCGTTCTGCTAGAGAGGCTACTGCGGATTATGCTCAGCGCGTAAAAAAGCCCATGCCTCAACTTGAAGACTATGCCTACGGTATGGACCTTGACGTTGGTAAGTTGGTGTATGTATCACCCAGCGTGCGGTACTGCGGTAATGTAAGAAGTATGATGACCTACGAAGACTCGAAAGGCGAGCTGCACATGGTTCGCTACCTGGTGAAGGGCGAGTGTATTAACAGCCGTTAA
- a CDS encoding heavy metal sensor histidine kinase, protein MRPFSLAAKLGLKVGLMSAALLLLFATFGYLMVGKALERNARADLEVKMAGMAHNLSTIPDTSGVNADAHQLVDLVMGHNNLYVSIFDTSQNQTPLLSIGSKQVNLEVHKFQPAAQPKEHEWRDTQDRPLLSASRIMRLGDGTEVSVYMTMDQSSSEALLDALLTWALMMSPVILALILAIGWWTVRRGLLPLTKFLKVASKISTESLDHRLPTDGMPAELKKLADGINIMLARLDDGVQQLSQFSDDLAHELRAPLSNLMGKAQVALTRERSLSEYREVLESCTEELDRMSRMVSDMLFLAQVSHPASMVEFEPVSLVDEVQRVCDLFSISAEEGEIQLQISGSDDVVRGNRLMVQRAVSNLVSNAIRYCPRGRTVYVKVQHSASGTTLSVGNPGRGIAKEHHAHLFERFYRVDKSRARSEGGTGLGLAIVQSIMSLHQGSASVEVTEENFTWFHLHFPAAQQLQPAMTAA, encoded by the coding sequence ATGAGGCCATTCAGCCTGGCTGCAAAGCTGGGGTTAAAAGTTGGGTTGATGAGCGCAGCGTTGCTGCTTCTGTTCGCCACCTTTGGCTATCTGATGGTAGGTAAGGCTCTGGAAAGAAATGCCCGAGCGGACCTGGAAGTAAAGATGGCGGGGATGGCTCACAACCTGTCCACCATCCCGGATACCTCCGGCGTCAACGCAGATGCACATCAGCTTGTCGATTTGGTCATGGGCCACAACAACCTGTATGTGAGCATATTCGATACCTCACAGAATCAGACTCCTCTGCTCTCGATTGGCTCGAAACAGGTCAATCTGGAGGTGCACAAGTTTCAGCCGGCGGCCCAGCCTAAAGAGCATGAATGGCGTGATACGCAGGACCGTCCTCTGCTGAGTGCTTCTCGGATCATGCGCTTGGGCGATGGAACAGAGGTCAGCGTCTATATGACCATGGACCAGTCATCCAGTGAGGCACTGCTTGATGCGTTGCTGACTTGGGCCTTGATGATGTCCCCCGTCATCCTCGCACTGATCTTGGCCATTGGCTGGTGGACCGTGCGCAGAGGCCTGCTGCCGCTGACCAAATTCCTCAAGGTGGCGTCAAAGATCTCAACGGAGAGCCTCGACCATCGTCTTCCGACTGATGGGATGCCGGCAGAACTCAAGAAGCTCGCCGACGGCATCAACATCATGCTGGCTCGCCTGGATGATGGCGTTCAGCAGCTCTCGCAGTTCTCTGACGACCTTGCCCACGAACTTCGAGCACCGCTTTCCAACCTGATGGGCAAGGCCCAGGTTGCCTTGACCAGAGAAAGATCGCTTTCCGAGTACCGGGAGGTTCTAGAGTCGTGCACAGAAGAGTTGGACCGCATGAGCCGCATGGTTTCCGACATGCTGTTCTTGGCCCAGGTCAGTCACCCTGCGTCCATGGTGGAGTTCGAACCGGTGTCCCTGGTCGACGAGGTTCAGCGCGTATGCGACCTCTTCAGCATTTCGGCAGAGGAAGGCGAGATCCAGCTGCAGATTTCTGGGAGTGATGATGTGGTACGCGGGAACCGCCTGATGGTTCAACGGGCCGTCTCAAACCTCGTGTCGAACGCGATCCGCTACTGCCCTCGCGGCCGCACGGTCTACGTGAAGGTGCAGCATAGTGCGAGCGGTACGACCTTGAGTGTCGGCAACCCCGGCCGCGGTATTGCCAAGGAACACCATGCGCACTTATTTGAGCGGTTCTACCGTGTGGACAAGAGCCGAGCACGGAGCGAAGGCGGTACCGGTCTTGGCTTGGCCATTGTGCAGTCGATCATGAGCCTGCACCAAGGGTCGGCGAGCGTGGAGGTGACCGAAGAAAACTTCACCTGGTTCCACCTTCACTTTCCCGCAGCCCAGCAACTGCAGCCAGCAATGACCGCCGCTTAA
- a CDS encoding zinc ribbon domain-containing protein, producing the protein MYDGGRHATPAPIKDLQGCRQCRTANDPSARFCLNCGTPLSSGCTACGSLLSAGAKFCSQCGQATL; encoded by the coding sequence GTGTATGACGGCGGGCGCCATGCCACTCCAGCCCCCATTAAAGATCTGCAGGGCTGCAGGCAGTGCCGGACGGCCAACGATCCGTCAGCACGCTTTTGTCTAAACTGCGGAACACCACTATCGAGTGGTTGCACCGCCTGTGGCTCGTTGCTGAGCGCAGGAGCAAAATTCTGCAGTCAGTGTGGCCAAGCGACGCTCTAA
- a CDS encoding phosphoethanolamine transferase: MTPSKSIVHTLLSKWIFAIRTARQEGISTNLLIGLVTLWLLLFANAELWSVLWKLVFKTDEVNWLLAASLPVIVFAWVFTVLSLLSWARLTKPFLCLVLISAAFASYFMNAYGIVIDYTMFTNVVETDVAEATELLNWKLGLWVAMVGVLPVYLISRVPLRRKPWARALVSRVIALSLALLTLSGIVLSQYQSYASLLRNNREIRLILVPTNLFAAGHGYLKRQLATPKTLTAIGTDAVVNRQGAARKPRLLVLAVGETARSANFSLNGYTRETNPELEKRNVISFSNVSSCGTATAVSLPCMFLDVGKAEYKDGLAKSREGLLDVLQRAGISVMWTDNNSGCKGACDRVPNHKAASHADPQLCTSEECKDGVLLSEMQDFIKRQEGDAVLVLHYKGSHGPAYYKRYPAQFKKFAPVCETNELDKCKQQEVLNAYDNSILYTDYVTAGLIDILAANTKFDTGLLYVSDHGESLGEGGLYLHGLPYAMAPEEQTKVPLVLWMSDSLAKSERLNVGCLKAQASSPLSHDNLFHTVLGMMNVQTSSYRSALDFTAPCKPLPGGSYSGL, translated from the coding sequence ATGACACCTTCAAAATCCATTGTTCACACCCTGTTAAGTAAATGGATCTTTGCTATTCGCACTGCCCGACAGGAAGGCATCAGCACTAATCTGCTCATTGGGCTGGTAACTCTTTGGTTGCTGCTATTCGCGAATGCTGAGCTCTGGAGCGTGCTCTGGAAGCTGGTATTCAAAACCGATGAAGTGAACTGGCTGCTAGCAGCTAGCCTCCCAGTCATAGTATTCGCATGGGTGTTTACGGTTCTGAGCTTGCTGTCATGGGCGCGGCTGACCAAACCTTTTCTATGTCTCGTACTGATCAGCGCGGCTTTTGCGAGTTACTTCATGAATGCCTATGGCATCGTGATCGATTACACAATGTTCACCAACGTTGTGGAGACAGACGTCGCTGAGGCAACCGAGCTGCTGAATTGGAAGCTCGGTCTGTGGGTCGCAATGGTTGGGGTGTTGCCCGTCTACCTGATCTCCCGGGTTCCCCTCCGGCGCAAGCCTTGGGCCAGAGCTTTGGTCAGCAGGGTCATTGCTCTGTCGCTCGCTCTGTTGACCTTGTCTGGCATCGTGCTGAGTCAATACCAGTCATATGCCTCCTTGCTGCGCAACAATCGGGAGATCCGACTGATCCTGGTACCCACCAACTTGTTTGCGGCTGGCCATGGTTACCTGAAGCGCCAGCTGGCCACACCTAAAACGCTGACGGCCATTGGAACTGATGCGGTAGTTAATCGACAGGGGGCGGCCCGTAAACCTAGGCTGCTGGTACTGGCTGTAGGAGAGACCGCCCGCTCCGCCAACTTCTCCCTCAATGGCTACACCCGTGAAACGAACCCGGAGCTGGAAAAACGCAACGTCATCAGCTTCTCCAACGTCAGCTCCTGCGGCACCGCCACCGCAGTTTCGTTGCCATGCATGTTCCTGGATGTGGGTAAGGCCGAGTACAAAGATGGCTTGGCCAAGAGCCGAGAAGGGCTGCTCGACGTGCTTCAACGCGCAGGCATTAGTGTCATGTGGACTGACAACAACTCGGGGTGCAAAGGGGCCTGCGACAGGGTTCCCAACCACAAGGCTGCCTCTCACGCGGATCCCCAACTTTGCACCAGCGAGGAGTGTAAGGACGGGGTGCTGCTCTCGGAGATGCAAGACTTCATCAAGCGTCAAGAAGGCGATGCTGTCCTGGTGCTCCACTACAAAGGTAGCCATGGCCCGGCCTACTACAAGCGCTACCCCGCGCAATTCAAGAAATTCGCGCCGGTGTGCGAGACCAACGAGCTCGACAAATGTAAGCAGCAGGAAGTGCTCAATGCCTACGATAACTCGATCCTTTACACCGACTACGTTACAGCCGGGCTGATCGACATCCTGGCAGCGAACACCAAATTCGACACTGGGCTCCTGTACGTTTCTGACCACGGAGAATCACTGGGTGAGGGTGGGCTCTACCTGCATGGGCTGCCTTATGCGATGGCTCCTGAAGAGCAAACCAAGGTGCCATTGGTGCTTTGGATGTCCGATTCTCTTGCGAAGAGTGAAAGGCTCAACGTCGGCTGTTTGAAAGCTCAAGCAAGCTCACCTCTTAGCCACGACAACCTGTTTCACACAGTGCTCGGGATGATGAATGTCCAGACGTCCTCGTACCGCTCAGCCTTGGATTTCACTGCCCCGTGCAAGCCCTTGCCAGGAGGCTCTTACTCAGGCCTCTAA
- a CDS encoding DUF3147 family protein: protein MAWIITKYLLTAGIVILVSELAKRSDKLGGLVAALPLVTVLTLVWLYLENQSMEKISNHAWYTFWYVLPTLPMFIAFPLLLPKLGFWPTLISSILITMASFGCFAVLLRRFGIELL, encoded by the coding sequence ATGGCTTGGATCATCACGAAGTACCTACTCACTGCCGGAATAGTGATTCTCGTATCAGAGCTGGCGAAACGCAGTGACAAGCTGGGCGGCCTGGTCGCCGCCCTACCCCTGGTCACTGTCTTGACGCTGGTCTGGCTCTATTTGGAGAACCAGAGCATGGAGAAGATCTCCAATCATGCTTGGTACACGTTCTGGTACGTGCTTCCTACACTGCCGATGTTTATCGCGTTCCCGTTGCTGCTACCTAAGCTCGGCTTCTGGCCGACCCTTATCAGCAGCATCCTCATCACAATGGCCAGTTTCGGATGTTTCGCCGTACTGCTGCGCCGGTTCGGCATTGAGCTTCTATGA